Proteins found in one Zea mays cultivar B73 chromosome 1, Zm-B73-REFERENCE-NAM-5.0, whole genome shotgun sequence genomic segment:
- the LOC110017795 gene encoding uncharacterized protein LOC110017795, which produces MVGKELVVQRNGPVDIREIAAKATLREVRQSGHTYVELRRVGKRVIFFCTICLTECFSDNVLFDHLKGNLHSRRYAEAKVTLFGPMPWPFNDGVLFFNNLREKDPLLLDSSSQSTRELALVPEPEVSGNDTEVTSRLRDGSTSSNGVKGARYGAKGRANGRTAAVSEDHMLSNHGTDGPVVIPGVLLKDVVSDLPVHLLGYGNISYRIYEASKNCRKISKIWCAWVGQGSHGFESCNTYEQSGFAIVNFSYTYDLGRKWSSEEQDLSVSAGSFFVIDDAGHRGKRMRKSFSDQEASSEESNGQNSSLQGSRQAIVTCSPVGTSNDLQVGLLSSKAARRELRKQKRIAAEKVCDLCGRPMLSGKDVATLLNCNTGKLACSSRNSSGAYHLFHTSCLLHWTILCQYEMLNDEIARKGKSNRGRKAKNAPKRSKITSIVCPECQGTGIHVNGDELEKPSISLSEMFRFKMKAIEAHKAWLKRPEVLENCSTGLHFPSEHVENSEEKVMPLKSLPFYAADG; this is translated from the exons ATGGTGGGTAAGGAGCTGGTGGTGCAAAGGAATGGCCCTGTTGACATACGTGAGATTGCTGCAAAGGCCACGCTTCGGGAGGTGCGGCAGAGCGGGCACACCTACGTCGAACTACGGCGTGTCGGGAAGCGTGTcatcttcttctgcaccatctgCCTCACCGAGTGCTTCAGCGACAATGTGCTGTTTGACCACCTCAAGGGAAACCTGCATTCACGGCGGTATGCTGAGGCCAAGGTTACGCTGTTTGGGCCCATGCCATGGCCGTTTAATGATGGTGTGCTCTTCTTCAACAACTTACGCGAGAAGGATCCGCTCCTGCTGGACTCAAGCTCACAGAGCACCAGAGAGCTTGCCCTGGTTCCAGAGCCTGAGGTTTCAGGGAATGATACTGAGGTGACATCAAGGCTGAGAGATGGTTCAACCTCCTCTAATGGTGTGAAAGGTGCACGCTATGGTGCAAAAGGCCGTGCTAATGGTAGAACTGCTGCTGTATCTGAAGATCACATGCTTTCAAACCATGGAACTGATGGTCCTGTTGTTATTCCTGGTGTATTGCTAAAGGATGTTGTTTCAGATTTGCCTGTGCATCTTTTGGGCTATGGGAATATTTCATACAGGATCTATGAAGCTAGCAAGAACTGCAGGAAGATAAGCAAGATCTGGTGTGCTTGGGTAggacaaggctcccatggttttgAGAGTTGTAACACTTATGAGCAATCTGGATTTGCCATAGTCAACTTCTCTTATACCTATGATTTAGGCAGGAAGTGGTCTTCTGAGGAACAAGACCTGTCTGTCTCTGCTGGATCTTTCTTTGTAATTGATGATGCTGGACACCGTGGAAAGCGAATGAGAAAATCATTCTCTGATCAAGAAGCATCTTCAGAAGAGTCAAATGGTCAGAACAGCTCTTTACAGGGCAGTAGGCAAGCTATTGTGACTTGTTCACCGGTAGGTACCTCAAATGATCTTCAAGTTGGTCTCTTATCAAGCAAGGCAGCAAGGAGAGAGTTGAGGAAGCAGAAGCGAATAGCAGCTGAGAAAGTGTGTGATCTTTGCGGCAGACCAATGCTCTCTGGAAAGGATGTTGCCACCTTGCTGAACTGCAATACAGGAAAACTAGCTTGCAGCAGTAGAAATTCAAGTGGG GCTTACCATCTATTTCACACTTCCTGCCTTTTACACTGGACTATTCTGTGCCAATACGAGATGCTGAACGATGAAATAGCTAGGAAGGGGAAGAGCAACCGAGGAAGGAAGGCAAAGAATGCACCTAAGAGAAGCAAAATAACGTCCATAGTTTGCCCAGAATGTCAGGGTACTGGAATTCACGTCAACGGAGATGAACTTGAGAAGCCAAGCATTTCTTTATCAGAG ATGTTTCGCTTCAAGATGAAAGCAATCGAAGCTCACAAAGCATGGCTGAAGAGACCTGAAGTGCTTGAAAACTGTTCCACTGGGCTTCATTTCCCCTCAGAACATGTGGAGAACTCTGAG GAGAAGGTGATGCCACTCAAGTCACTTCCCTTCTATGCCGCTGATGGGTAG
- the LOC100283390 gene encoding Grx_S17 - glutaredoxin subgroup II — translation MASGGAVREVGSAAELQAAVAGARAAAVHFWASWCEASKQMDEVFAHLAVDFPHAAFLRVEAEEQPEISEAYGVTAVPYFVFCKEGKTVDTLEGANPASLANKVAKVAGPASVAESAVPASLGVAAGPAVLENIQKMAQRNGSSAVESISSGSTEDALNKRLEQLVNSHPVFLFMKGTPEQPRCGFSRKVIDILKQEGVKFGSFDILTDNDVREGMKKFSNWPTFPQLYCKGELLGGCDIVVAMHESGELKDVFEEHNITLKPQGSKNEEAGEPESATEKGSAVSESIKLTDAQKTRLESLINSSPVMVFIKGTPEEPKCGFSGKLVHILKQENIPFSSFDILSDDEVRQGLKVFSNWPSYPQLYIKGELVGGSDIVMEMHKSGELKKILSEKGVRQKGNLEDRLKSLISSAPVMLFMKGTPDAPRCGFSSKVVNALKKEGVSFGSFDILSDEEVRQGLKTYSNWPTFPQLYYKSELIGGCDIILEMEKSGELKSTLSM, via the exons ATGGCGAGCGGCGGGGCGGTGAGGGAGGTGGGCTCGGCCGCCGAGCTGCAGGCGGCGGTggccggggcgcgggcggcgGCGGTGCACTTCTGGGCGTCCTGGTGCGAGGCGTCCAAGCAGATGGACGAGGTCTTCGCGCACCTCGCCGTCGACTTCCCCCACGCGGCCTTCCTCCGG GTTGAAGCTGAAGAACAACCTGAAATATCAGAGGCGTATGGAGTTACAGCGGTGCCATATTTTGTTTTCTGCAAG GAAGGCAAAACTGTCGATACTTTGGAGGGAGCAAACCCAGCCAGCTTAGCCAATAAGGTTGCAAAAGTAGCTGGGCCTGCTAGTGTTGCTGAGTCTGCTGTACCTGCTAGCCTTGGAGTTGCTGCTGGACCTGCTGTACTTGAAAACATCCAAAAGATGGCACAGCGAAATGGATCTTCTGCTGTTGAAAGCATAAGCTCTGGTAGCACAGAAGATGCATTGAATAAGCGATTGGAGCAGCTTGTCAATTCCCATCCCGTGTTTTTATTTATGAAGGGAACCCCAGAGCAACCAAGGTGTGGTTTCAGCCGTAAAGTGATTGACATTTTGAAGCAGGAAGGGGTGAAATTTGGGAGCTTTGACATTCTTACAGACAATGATGTTCGCGAAGGCATGAAGAAATTCTCCAACTGGCCCACTTTCCCTCAACTCTACTGCAAAGGTGAGCTGCTTGGTGGATGTGATATTGTTGTTGCTATGCACGAAAGTGGTGAATTGAAGGATGTTTTTGAGGAGCACAACATTACCCTTAAACCACAGGGAAGCAAAAATGAAGAAGCAGGTGAACCTGAGTCTGCAACTGAGAAGGGCAGTGCAGTTTCTGAATCAATCAAGCTTACTGATGCTCAGAAAACTCGTTTGGAAAGCCTTATTAACTCCAGCCCGGTGATGGTATTCATCAAAGGTACACCTGAGGAACCAAAGTGTGGGTTCAGTGGGAAGCTGGTTCACATACTTAAGCAAGAGAACATTCCTTTCTCCAGTTTTGACatcctttcagatgatgaagttAGACAGGGGCTGAAGGTCTTCTCAAACTGGCCTAGTTACCCTCAACTGTACATAAAAGGTGAACTGGTTGGCGGCTCAGACATAGTGATGGAGATGCATAAGAGTGGTGAGCTGAAGAAGATACTATCTGAGAAAGGGGTTCGTCAAAAAGGAAATCTGGAGGACAGATTGAAGTCCCTGATTTCCTCTGCCCCGGTGATGCTTTTCATGAAGGGCACCCCAGATGCTCCACGTTGCGGCTTCAGTTCGAAAGTTGTGAACGCCTTGAAGAAGGAAGGGGTCagctttgggtcctttgacatcttATCTGACGAGGAAGTTCGACAGGGTTTGAAGACATACTCCAACTGGCCTACCTTCCCCCAACTCTACTACAAGTCGGAGCTGATTGGTGGCTGTGACATCATTCTTGAGATGGAGAAGAGCGGAGAGCTGAAGTCGACCCTGTCAATGTAG
- the LOC103643397 gene encoding formin-like protein 4, with translation MSPAPLLRLASLLFLFLVHSAAAGDTRRALHEPLFPIEWTPPPSTTAPPAPGFASDPSTPVPPVYNGGPALLPAPPPPNTVAADASSSRTGPAPRRHGGGGGGTPKAAIVVASAAAAAVLALLAFAAAFLLTGRLARHPAWTHKPTGLAAAAHPGPASAVVLHADAVGTSAAAAAASSSGATATSTPHRKARSERARWGMCRDVDTVPSPELRPLPPLRRAGSSDEDAAYYTPGQRSAGSAGGEGAGTGTWSEASASSPRTTTPSRRSLPSLTSDFFPPTPAAAVPAASVAPPPPAPPVPRSRRTLPRTRFSAGSASDMIKQVVSPPSNPPPPPPPPPPRCTNAVPKPSPPPPEPSYTPLSTRRLHKLKQTEGPGVAVPSAPVMAVNKDNDGMPIRTNDDPAAAGDEARPKLKPLHWDTVRASSDRDMVWDRLESNSFQLDEDMIEVLFTNNAANAPPRDTLRKPGVPLCGAQEKVLDPKKAQNIAILLRALNVTLEEVTDALLDGNAECLGADLLETLAKMAPTKEEELKLRNFTGDISKLGSAERFLRALLDIPFCFKRVDAMLYRANFDGEINYLRKSFQTLEGACDDLKGSRLFLKLLEAVLQAGNRMNVGTNRGQARAFKLDTLLKLADVKGADGKTTLLHFVVQEMVRSEEDARTTSERAAEDEARKIARDETFRSKQGLKVVSGLSGELGNVRKAAAMDFDVLHGYVSKLQAGLGGVRSVLALEKQCAQLQAQGHHHRFFARMRGFLEEAGAEIGRVRRDEERALGRVKEITVYFHGDAAREEAHPLRIFVVVRDFLSTLDRVCREVSQQDRTVVGSARSFRMSAATAMANLRMYGQHARGDDDDEEESWSP, from the exons ATGTCTCCAGCTCCACTACTCAGGCTCGCCTCactcctcttcctcttcctcgTCCACTCGGCCGCCGCCGGCGACACCAGGCGTGCGCTGCACGAGCCGCTCTTCCCTATCGAATGGACCCCGCCGCCATCCACCACGGCGCCTCCAGCACCGGGATTCGCCTCCGATCCCTCCACACCCGTCCCACCCGTCTACAACGGGGGGCCGGCGCTACTCCCCGCTCCgccgccaccgaacactgtcgcCGCGGACGCCTCTTCGTCCCGCACTGGCCCGGCCCCGCGGcgccacggcggcggcggcggcggaacgCCCAAGGCGGCCATCGTCGTCGCCTCTGCGGCCGCGGCGGCCGTCCTCGCGCTGCTCGCCTTCGCCGCCGCGTTTCTCCTGACGGGCCGTCTCGCGCGGCACCCCGCGTGGACGCACAAACCCACCGGCCTCGCCGCCGCCGCGCACCCCGGGCCAGCCTCCGCGGTCGTGCTGCACGCCGACGCGGTGGGCAcctctgcggcggcggcggcggcctcgtCGTCGGGTGCGACTGCCACTTCCACACCGCACCGGAAAGCCCGCTCGGAGCGCGCCAGGTGGGGCATGTGCCGCGACGTCGACACCGTCCCGAGCCCGGAACTCAGGCCGCTCCCGCCGCTCCGGCGCGCGGGGtcgtccgacgaggacgccgcgtaCTACACGCCGGGCCAGCGCTCGGCGGGGTCCGCGGGCGGCGAGGGCGCCGGGACCGGGACGTGGAGCGAGGCGAGCGCGTCCAGCCCGCGGACCACCACCCCCTCCCGCCGCAGCCTCCCCAGCCTCACCAGCGATTTCTTCCCACCGACGCCGGCCGCCGCCGTTCCAGCTGCAAGCGTGGCGCCTCCTCCGCCCGCCCCTCCTGTGCCACGCTCCCGTCGCACTCTGCCGCGGACTCGCTTCTCCGCAGGCTCCGCCTCGGATATGATCAAACAAGTGGTCTCGCCACCCTCCAacccaccaccacctcctccaccaccaccgccaaGATGCACCAACGCAGTCCCAAAACCTTCTCCACCACCACCGGAACCATCCTATACACCATTGTCAACGCGCCGGCTTCACAAACTAAAGCAAACAGAGGGGCCAGGTGTCGCTGTTCCGAGCGCACCCGTCATGGCGGTGAACAAGGACAACGACGGCATGCCGATTCGGACGAACGATGATCCTGCCGCTGCCGGcgacgaagcccgtcccaagctGAAGCCGCTGCACTGGGACACGGTCCGGGCGTCCTCCGACCGCGACATGGTCTGGGACCGGCTCGAGTCCAACTCATTCCA GTTGGATGAGGACATGATCGAGGTGCTTTTCACGAACAATGCTGCAAATGCGCCTCCTAGGGATACACTTAGAAAGCCTGGAGTGCCGCTATGCGGTGCCCAAGAGAAGGTCCTTGATCCTAAGAAGGCGCAGAACATCGCCATCCTGCTGCGCGCACTGAACGTCACTCTGGAAGAGGTCACGGATGCGCTGCTAGACG GCAACGCTGAATGCCTGGGGGCGGATCTGTTGGAAACCTTGGCAAAGATGGCTCCTACAAAAGAGGAAGAGCTCAAACTCCGCAACTTCACTGGGGATATATCGAAGCTCGGTTCCGCGGAGCGGTTTCTCAGGGCGCTGCTTGACATCCCTTTCTGCTTCAAAAGAGTGGACGCCATGCTCTACCGGGCGAATTTCGACGGCGAAATTAACTACCTCAGGAAATCTTTCCAGACACTAGAG GGAGCCTGCGACGATCTAAAAGGCAGTAGACTGTTCCTGAAGCTACTCGAAGCTGTCCTGCAAGCCGGGAACCGAATGAACGTCGGCACGAACCGTGGGCAGGCAAGAGCCTTCAAGCTGGACACTCTGCTCAAGCTCGCGGACGTCAAAGGCGCCGACGGCAAGACCACCCTGCTGCACTTCGTCGTCCAGGAGATGGTCCGGTCGGAGGAGGACGCGAGGACGACGTCCGAGAGAGCCGCAGAGGATGAGGCCAGAAAGATCGCGAGAGACGAGACGTTCCGTAGTAAGCAAGGGCTGAAGGTAGTGTCCGGGCTGAGCGGCGAGCTCGGGAACGTCAGGAAGGCAGCCGCCATGGACTTCGACGTGCTTCACGGCTACGTGTCCAAGCTCCAGGCCGGGCTCGGCGGGGTCAGGTCGGTCCTCGCGCTCGAGAAGCAGTGCGCCCAATTGCAAGCCCAAGGCCACCACCACAGGTTTTTCGCCAGGATGCGTGGGTTTCTCGAGGAGGCTGGGGCGGAGATCGGACGAGTCAGGCGCGACGAGGAGAGGGCCCTGGGGAGAGTGAAGGAGATCACCGTGTATTTCCACGGTGACGCTGCCAGGGAGGAGGCGCACCCTCTGAGGATCTTCGTGGTGGTCAGGGACTTCCTGTCCACGCTGGACCGTGTCTGCAGGGAGGTCAGCCAGCAGGACAGGACGGTGGTTGGGTCCGCGAGGTCCTTCCGCATGTCAGCGGCCACGGCAATGGCGAACCTGAGAATGTACGGCCAGCATGCAAGAGGAGACGATGACGACGAGGAGGAGAGTTGGTCGCCGTAG